One Mycolicibacterium pulveris genomic region harbors:
- a CDS encoding CaiB/BaiF CoA transferase family protein: protein MASGPLKGIRVVDLTAMVMGPYCTQIMADMGADVIKVEPPQGDNTRYISVGPAPGMSGVFVNVNRGKRSVVIDLQTDAGRTAMRALIQTADVFIHSMRSKAITKLGLDYQSVAEINPSIVYTNCYGYSRRGPERDRPAYDDTIQAECGIPAVQQQLTGEADYVGTIMADKVAGLTALYATTMALFHRERTGEGQEVEVAMFETMAAFMLVEHANGAMFDPPLGPAVYPRTVAPNRRPYRTRDGYIAALIYNDKHWDAFVDAVKPAWVNDSYATLESRARDIDTVYGLLAETMKERTTAEWLKLFGELEIPAAPLNSPDALFDNAHLNEVGLFETVDTPHGPVRFPGVPTWFSRTPGAVAGPAPELGADTAEVLEELGLAGADHAL, encoded by the coding sequence ATGGCTAGCGGTCCGCTCAAAGGTATCCGTGTCGTCGACCTCACCGCGATGGTGATGGGTCCCTACTGCACCCAGATCATGGCCGACATGGGTGCCGACGTGATCAAAGTCGAGCCGCCGCAAGGCGATAACACCCGATACATCTCGGTGGGCCCGGCACCCGGGATGAGTGGTGTGTTCGTCAACGTCAACCGCGGCAAGCGCAGCGTCGTCATCGACCTGCAGACCGACGCGGGCAGGACCGCGATGCGTGCCCTGATCCAAACGGCCGACGTGTTCATCCACTCGATGCGGTCGAAGGCCATCACCAAGCTGGGGCTCGACTATCAGAGCGTCGCCGAGATCAACCCCTCGATCGTCTACACCAACTGCTACGGCTACAGCAGGCGCGGGCCGGAACGCGACCGGCCCGCCTACGACGACACCATCCAGGCCGAGTGCGGAATCCCCGCCGTGCAACAACAACTCACCGGCGAAGCCGACTATGTCGGCACCATCATGGCCGACAAGGTGGCCGGCCTGACCGCGCTGTACGCGACGACCATGGCGCTGTTTCATCGCGAGCGCACGGGAGAGGGGCAGGAGGTCGAGGTCGCCATGTTCGAGACCATGGCGGCGTTCATGCTGGTCGAACATGCCAACGGCGCCATGTTCGACCCACCCCTCGGGCCGGCGGTGTATCCCCGCACGGTGGCGCCCAACCGCAGGCCCTACCGCACCCGGGACGGCTACATCGCCGCGCTGATCTACAACGACAAGCATTGGGATGCGTTCGTCGACGCGGTGAAGCCCGCATGGGTCAACGATTCTTACGCGACCCTGGAGTCACGGGCCCGCGACATCGACACCGTGTACGGGTTGCTGGCCGAGACGATGAAGGAACGCACCACCGCCGAATGGTTGAAGTTGTTCGGTGAGCTGGAGATTCCGGCGGCACCGCTGAACTCGCCCGACGCGTTGTTCGACAATGCGCACTTGAACGAGGTGGGGTTGTTCGAGACCGTCGACACGCCGCACGGTCCGGTGCGCTTTCCCGGTGTGCCGACGTGGTTTTCGCGCACGCCGGGCGCCGTCGCGGGCCCGGCCCCCGAACTCGGCGCGGACACCGCGGAGGTGCTCGAGGAACTGGGTTTGGCAGGTGCCGACCATGCGCTTTGA
- a CDS encoding acyl-CoA dehydrogenase family protein codes for MRFDMGEKAAALRAELRSLVTDNVPEHYLGAFTDDPEDLEVAQRFCRLLAERELLCLAWPKEFGGGGASVWEQTVVREEMWAHHEPRGAQYMGVNWVGPIIMRHGTEEQQRKHLPPIARGEVIWCQGFSEPEAGSDLASLRTSARRDDDGWLVNGQKIWTSYATMAQWCFLLARTSHGERKQQGLTIFLVPMDAPGIQVRPIRTMLGPHHLNEVFFDDLRVTEDAVLGTVDQGWSVVQDVMAFERVGIARYARCERLLAAAPVVLGDGWEDLPAELRGRWVRMLTHCRRARLMAYRVVSLQSSGRIRPGDAAAYRIAVTKLDQDSAEVLMDIAAEVPRDAPRATWFLGEVDDHWRYSQASTVSSGSIEMQRILLSRALLAAAK; via the coding sequence ATGCGCTTTGACATGGGCGAGAAGGCCGCGGCGCTGCGCGCCGAGCTGCGTTCGCTGGTGACGGACAATGTGCCGGAACACTATCTGGGCGCGTTCACCGACGACCCGGAGGATCTGGAGGTCGCGCAGCGGTTCTGCAGGCTGCTTGCCGAGCGCGAACTGCTGTGTCTGGCATGGCCGAAGGAGTTCGGCGGCGGCGGAGCATCGGTGTGGGAACAGACCGTGGTCCGCGAGGAGATGTGGGCGCACCACGAGCCCAGGGGCGCACAGTACATGGGTGTCAACTGGGTGGGTCCGATCATCATGCGCCACGGCACCGAAGAGCAGCAGCGCAAGCATCTGCCGCCGATCGCCCGCGGAGAGGTGATCTGGTGCCAGGGCTTCTCGGAACCGGAGGCGGGTTCGGATCTGGCGTCGCTGCGCACCAGCGCACGCCGAGATGACGACGGCTGGCTGGTCAACGGGCAGAAGATCTGGACGTCGTACGCGACGATGGCGCAGTGGTGCTTCCTGTTGGCGCGCACCTCGCACGGCGAACGTAAACAGCAGGGGCTCACGATCTTCCTTGTCCCCATGGATGCTCCGGGGATTCAGGTCCGGCCGATCCGCACCATGTTGGGTCCGCATCATCTCAACGAGGTGTTCTTCGACGATCTGCGGGTCACCGAGGACGCCGTGCTCGGCACGGTGGACCAGGGCTGGTCGGTGGTGCAGGACGTGATGGCTTTCGAACGGGTCGGGATCGCGCGGTACGCGCGATGTGAACGGCTGCTGGCCGCCGCGCCCGTCGTGCTCGGCGACGGCTGGGAAGACCTGCCCGCCGAGCTGCGAGGCAGATGGGTGCGGATGCTGACGCACTGCCGCCGCGCGCGGCTGATGGCGTATCGCGTGGTGTCGCTGCAGAGCAGCGGTCGGATCCGACCCGGCGACGCCGCGGCGTACCGGATCGCGGTCACCAAGCTCGACCAGGACAGCGCCGAGGTGCTGATGGACATCGCCGCCGAGGTGCCGCGCGATGCCCCGCGCGCCACCTGGTTCCTCGGCGAGGTCGACGATCACTGGCGCTACTCGCAGGCGTCGACGGTCTCATCGGGAAGCATCGAGATGCAGCGCATCCTGCTGTCCCGTGCGTTGTTGGCGGCGGCGAAATGA